One stretch of Lodderomyces beijingensis strain CBS 14171 genome assembly, chromosome: 3 DNA includes these proteins:
- a CDS encoding 40S ribosomal protein eS21 encodes MENDKGQLVELYVPRKCSATNRIIKAKDHASVQISIARVDEDGRAIAGDNVVYALSGYVRGRGEADDSLNRLAQQDGLLKNVWSYSR; translated from the exons ATGGAAAACGATAAAGGCCAATTA gTGGAATTATACGTCCCAAGAAAATGTTCTGCTACCAACAGAATCATCAAAGCTAAAGACCACGCTTCAGTTCAAATCTCAATCGCCAGAGTTGACGAAGATGGAAGAGCCATTGCTGGTGACAACGTCGTTTACGCCTTGAGCGGTTACGTTAGAGGTAGAGGTGAAGCTGACGATTCATTGAACAGATTGGCTCAACAAGAcggtttgttgaagaatgtCTGGTCATACTCTCGTTAA